In Cervus elaphus chromosome 27, mCerEla1.1, whole genome shotgun sequence, the genomic stretch CATGGAGAGAAAGGCAGCCAGGAGGAAATTAGAGCAGTAAGAAGAGAACGAAGACTACAGGCTGGGAGCCCAGCTGGAAAGAACCAAGTGGCAAAAAAGGATGGAGGATAATATGAGAAAATCAACAGAAGACAGATGCATTAGGATTTGAGTCATCCCCAGGTTCCGGGCTAAAGAACTaaatataatcatttatatttcttggagataggggctgcagggaggaggTGCCCTGTTCCAGATAAATTACATCTGAAGAGGTCATGGCCATCTGGGTGTGGACATCAGCATATAATCACAGTTTTAACACACTGAACAATACAAAATTCCCACTCGCTGTTAAAAAACTAATgaggataagaaagctgtggtacctatacacaatggaatattactcagctattatattcgagacagcaaaagagccacagatttaaagaacagacttttggagtctgggagaaggcgaggaagggatgatttgagagaatagcactgaaacacatATATTATCATACGTGAAATACATCGCCAGtgcaggttcgatgcatgagacagggtgctcagggctggtgcactgggatgacctcgagggatgggatggggagggagggtcaggatggggaacacaagtacacccatggctgattcatgtgaatgtatggcaaaaacccacaacaatgtaaagtaattagcctccaattaaaataaaaatcttccaagattaaaaaaaaactaatgagacttatgaaagccaaaataaaatgattataagAGGTTGGTGGTTGCTCAGAATAGCTTTTCATGGTTATTCCAAAGGTGTCCTAAGTTAGTCATCACAGCAACCACAATCTAATACACCAAGTGAAACAGAGCAGAGACCAAGTAATTTacctttttcttctgtgcaacctcctcttctggtttaggaacaatctgttctttttcagtaaggatcatctcaatgtggcagggagagctcatgTAGGGGTTGATCCGACCGTGAGCTCTGTAAGTCCTGCGCCTCATCTTGGGGGCTTTGTTCACTTGGATGTGCTCAATGACCAGAGAATCTACATCTAAGCCCTGGGAAAAGGAAGCAAAatcatgtaacattttaaaaaaattttaaatcaggtAACACCTTTATCATAACACCACAAACTGTATCACTCAAGTCCTTATGActttaaatagcatttttttttttaaatttcattctaaGTTCCCTCCCTTAAATCTAAGTAATTACCAAAATTCAGTGCTGGTAATTGCCCCTATTTTATAAGTGGTATTCATTAGGGAGCAGAGTTACAAGAATCTCAAAGGATCTATGTCTAAGCTTGATTTTGACAGCAAGGCTTAGCAGCTAGAAGGGCTACAGCTAAACAGACCTACATTAATTCCAGTTCTAACCCAGTTTTCCAAATGCAAAAATGTAAAGGATAACTGCTCAAATGGATAAATTTGTTTAGTTGGCACAGGATTTGTTCAGTTACACACTGCTGTTTTGACCTCTGAAATTTAACATCTCTCCATTATGAATGTAGACAACAAACCACAGGCCAATCATATGATTCCTTTCTAactgtatttatttgtatttaaatatacCCTGTGAAGGGGTTCACAAACCTCAATATAAAAAaggatcccctggtggctcaaatggtaaagaatctgcctgcaatgcaggaaacctggttcaatcccactccagtattcttgcatggagaattccatggacagatgatcctagcaggctacagtccacggggctgcagagttggacactactgagcactaACATTTACAGCACAAGATTACAAACCCTTGGTAaaatactcaagaaaaaaaaaagcatttctctTGCATGTATTGGCATTATGtctgtgtgggggggtggggggtgggggtaatTCTAGTCTTAGGCTTGAAATCAATGCAGACCATGCTCCTGAAACactttataaacaaaaattttttcctaTTAGAAATTGAAAGTAGAGATTTAAAAGAACCTCTTTGGAAATAGATCCAGACAACAACTGTAACTGAGTTAACAATCCAAGTTGCATGTATAAAGATGCTTATAGTGTGGGTACCTTAAGTTCagcattactctctgcatttttgagcatgtgtagtaaaaattcagcactctttttgggccaccgaccctgtgtccagccccactgtttggcctaaaaaacaaaaccagagttTATTAGTAATTTGCCTCAATTTAAATCAATGTTACAAGATGAAATTTATTTCAACCTACATCAAGGTTGTTCagaacattgtttttttttttttttcatggttaaTCCAAAGGTGTCCCAAAGATTGTTATCACAGCAACCATAAGGAGCCTCAGTAAAGGAAGACATTGGCCATTTTTACTTCATCTACTCCTTCCCTAACAAATTGTCTTTTAAATGACAACTATGAATTCTTACCTGTGCACACCTACCAACTCCACCATTGTAACGACGGAATGGCacacattgcttctttaaagtgacatcctTCAGATACTTGGTGGCTTTTCGGATATGCATACCCTTTATGGCCTGGGCAGTCTCACGAGTGTTCTAAACATAATAACGTAAGCTGTCAGATTTAAACAAATTCCAGTATTTTCAACGTGTCAACCTTTATCAAGAGCCAAATCCCTTCCATTCTTGAAA encodes the following:
- the LOC122684810 gene encoding 60S ribosomal protein L17 — its product is MVRYSLDPENPTKSCKSRGSNLRVHFKNTRETAQAIKGMHIRKATKYLKDVTLKKQCVPFRRYNGGVGRCAQAKQWGWTQGRWPKKSAEFLLHMLKNAESNAELKGLDVDSLVIEHIQVNKAPKMRRRTYRAHGRINPYMSSPCHIEMILTEKEQIVPKPEEEVAQKKKISQKKLKKQKLMARE